The DNA region TGCTTCACGCTCATCCGCTTCGTCTCGTCGAGTACAAGGAGTTGCCGGACAAAGTCTCTCGCACGCGTTCCGACATGGTGCCACTCCATGTCTTGTTTGAGTCTCTCGAAGTCGCCGTCTTGCGGCGGTTGTGCAGGATCATTCAAGTTTCGTGGGTCTCGGAAGGGAGAGTCGCCTGTAAGGAGTATAGCCGTGACGCAACCCAGGGACCAGAGATCCACGGCTTTCGTATAGCCCTTTTGGTTGGATTGGAGGACTTCCCTGAAGACAGTGTTAGTTGGATATTCTCATACAGATTAACTCGTCCACTCACGGAGCGCTGTATTCAAATGTGCCAATCATCGTCGACATTCGCTCAACCATAGGCTTCACGAGTCTGGCACAACCGAAATCCGTGAGAACCACTCGACCCCCGTCTGCGAGAGATGTCATGAGGATATTGTCCGGTTTGAGATCTCGATGCACGATATCTCGGTCATGGAGGTAGTCCAGTGCCATGAGGACTTGTCTGACTACCACCGCAGACTCGATGTCACTTAGCTTTCCGCCTTTATACTGGATGAAGGAGAACAAGTCGCCTGCCGTGATGAGGTCTTGGAAGAGATAACTGGTCTGGGTTTAGCTTGCCGTAGATAACTGATAAATACTTTACTTACATAGTATTGCTGGACTTTATCACCTTCTCCACGCTGATGATGTTGGGCTACCAGTGTCAGTATACTTGCACTCAGTATCACCCATGGAACACAGAACACATACATGGCTCAAGTTCTCCAACACTTTAGCCTCGCGGTGATAGATGTCCAGCTTTTCCTGAACTTTCTTCGAAAGATAATTCTCTAGTCCACGAACGGCAATGACATCTGCACGCTCACCGCCATCGCTCTTGACCATCGACGCCTGCCACTTATTCCTGAAGAACTTCAATTTTTGTTCTTCGATTTCCTTTGTGGCTCTCTCCCTCATGGCCCGAAGGTCGACGACTTTACACGCAAGCTGCTGACCATTATTCTTGATGTATGCCATATGGACTCGTCCATACGCCCCGGAACCTAGTTTGCGCGGTGTGATAACGTACTGATCCTGGAAGACCTTGAATTCAGATTAGCATGCATGTTGAAACAAGTCAGATGCAGATGTCCACCTTCATCTCAACTTTCTGCAACATATCAAAGCCCTTATCCTCCTTATACTCCTCAGACAGAAAGATGAGGTGAATATCCGGTGTCAACTTCAACTTATCCCCATGGCTCAGCAGAAAACTACCACTTCCTTCCCCCATCCGGTAATTGTTCCACGTTGTGCCATTCATCGATAGATCTTGAACGTACACTAGAGGAGCCACTTCGCTTGGGTTTTCGCGATCGAAGAGGATGGTGTATATGCGTAGGTGCTTGTTCGATATGAAGGGATCGTCGATGACATATTGGCTAGACGGCAGAAAGGTTAGCGCTGGAGAAATTGAATTGAGGCAGATGAGGGACTACCATCGCTTGCTGTCACGTCCAACGTAGACTTCTTCATTGCTGTCGATGCTGCTTGGGTGACTGGTTTGACCTGTTCGTGGATTCCATCTGGCTAATGTACCCACGGTGCTGTTCTGAGTTGAAAAGGACATTTTGATCATTTGAGTTGCAGAGGTAAAGCCATGTGGTAAAGAGATATCGAtgtttgaagatgaagaatatatgatAGCAATGGCGATGGTTGTTACGCGTTAGGTTTGTCGCGCTGCGACGGACTCGTCTAATTCAAGTGATCACGGGACCCTAACTGATGCTAAAGATCCAAAAGTAATATATACACTCTATTACTTTTCAACGAATACTCAAGTTCTAGCAAGTCCTCATGAGGCATAGTCATCAGGGCATCAACATGTCATAAAGCAACTAAAACAGCTACACTTCAGTAAACTCATTTCCCCTGCATCCTCCGAATCCGCTCTTCAGCTGCTCTTGCGCGACGCTCTCTCTCcaatctcatcctcatctccgGTGTCATGCCCCGCATCTCCTCTTCTCGTTTCTCAGCAGGTGTCTTCTCCAATGCGCCCAACGTCCGGCCACCAGCATTCTTCCGTTGCTCCGTCTGCGCTGTCCTCTCTGCTTCCTCACGTTTTAGGCGATCCAGCTCCGCTTTGCGTCTATtcgcttcttcctcttcagcagACTTGCGCTCTCGTTCTGCTCGGTTGTCTGCGTCGGCTTTGGAGATCGCTGAGGGAACCTTGGCAGTGTCCCAGTTCCACTTAGATTCTCCTAGTTCGTGACGCGCGATACGAAAAGCATCACGGGTGGCGCGGTCTCCTACAAGTTCGAACGGTGTTTTCCCTTCGCCATTCACGACCGTTGGGTCTGCGTTGGCTTTCGTGAGAAGTGCCATGACAACAGAGTGTGAGCTGAGGTTTGCTGCCAGATGAAGTGGCGTCGGACACCTGAAGTTCTGTTGTGAATCAGACGGTTTGAAGGTGAAAGATGGAGGTATAGAGTTGTTGGATATGTAGGACATTAGAGCCGGAATTTTCGAACGGCGGATGAACGCTTGAATCTGTGTCGTGTGAAGAAGggcttcttcatcctcctttGATATCTTTGGTTTttctggttgttgttgaCGTGGTGCTTGCTGTTTCGCTGCCTCTTCCTGGCGTTGTTTGGCCTCGGCCGCAGCGAGGGCCGCCTCGTCCACCTGGCTCACTTTGACACGACTGAGTTCCTTGAAGCATCGCAGGAGCTCAGTCTGGGTAGCTCTGCGGGTACTGAACGGAAATCCTCTTATTCTTGGGTCGTTTTGTTTCAAAAATTGACCTTCGTACTGCCCAAACAGGATCCTCCGGTTCGTACTTCCCGTGGCCCGGATGAACAAAAACTCGGCATCGTCTATCATTTGTTTCCAGTCTCTGAATAATTCCCTTACCTCCTTCTCGAGTGCAGCTTCATTATAGCGTCGCAAGCTAGAACCTGCCGAATGCGCGGCTCCTCTTGAGGCATCGCTAGTAGATTGCGATCCACCTTGCTTCCGTCGCGTGGTATAACGATGGAACGACTTGTGTGCAATGACGCGCGCTTGTCTTTCTTCTACTCCACCTTGTCTTCGATGAATTTCCGGTGCGAGAGAAACCAGCATGGCAGCAAAGTGACCGCCACCGATCATGCACATGAAGATATGAGGACTGGGTTTCGACTGAGTCGCGGGGGCTTTTGCGGCAGGTCCGTTATTGCGCTGTGGTCTGATTGGGTCCAACTGTTTTTGCCGCAGCGAATCGACAAGGTATGCGGGCTCGTCTTGCTCAACGTCACTAAACAGGGCTCTGTAGATACCCAGCGACGTGTTCGAAGGCAAAGCGGAACTTGAAAACCACAACAGAGGATGTTTCCCAGCATTCTGCTTTTTCGACGAtacttcctcctcatcattcGCTTGGGAAATCTTAGCTTGCTTCTTCAGCAAAGCAGTGAGTGTTGGCTGCGACGTATCtccctcgtcctcttccgaCGACGACTCAGACCCGGATATAGATTCATCCAATTCCCCGACCGCCTTGCTGAACTGTGTCTCGTCATAAGTCGGAGCCCCGCGTAGTTGCGCCTTCAGGTTATACCGGTGGTGATCCGATCGGACGTGGTCTCGCTGCTCCTGCACGTTGGAGAAGGACACCTTGCAAAGGGCGCATGATGAGGCTGTCGCGACAACGTGTtcttgttcagctgtttcgTTCGCTTCTCGAacgtcttcttcggcgtcGCTTTGCACGGCGACGGCTTGGTTCTGGTTTTTGGCGCTTAAAGTTGAGAGGATTTCCTGCGGGAGATCATAAACTGCGAAAGTCAACCATAGAGCTTCTGGCAGTGGAAATCGATAACGCGCACTAACCGTATAAGGGCCTCTTCAGGAGCTCTTCAGCAGTCACTGTGTCTGCAGCCATTGCGACGTTGGAAAAATAGAAAATGGCCGACAATGACGAAGGAATATGACTCCAAACAAGAAATGCGGCAACGCCCCTCAGCGAGACTTACCGCCTTCACGTAAGGCAGTCTCACAATGTAGAACAAATTTTTCCAAGAGTTCTAGAAGTAAAAGAGGACAAGAATTTGATGGATGAAATAATTCTTTTCAAGATGCCTGATCTACGGTGTCAAGAGAAATAATCGAATTGTCGTGAAGATGTCTTCTTGCTTAGGGCAGGCATCAACTACTAACCTTTTTAGGAATATATAGATGAGATCGACACCCGGAGGTAGCTTTCTATCTGCCTACACAATTATGATTTCTATAGAATatatctttctcttctcagCCTTCCCACTATACGCTCTGAAAATTACCTCTCAAGAATACGCAACttcaatatatatataccgACATGGTGGTGTGTGAGTCAGGGTAAGATGACAATGATATTAACTAACACTGCCCGGGAATATAAATTAATAAGCATCAGATCTGTCTCATTGTCCAATGACTGCCGGCTGGCTATGCGTCTTCAATCACCCCAAGCTAGATGACCTGCTTCCTGCCTCGTTGGTGTCCAGGGCTTTCAGCACATACGCTCAGCGATTCCTCCACTGCTCGATCTCATGGGACTGGAGTAAGGTTTCTCTGAAGCACATCCTGCAGCGGTCGAGGCTCGTCTTGTGGAGTCCGAATATAGCTTCAAGCATCAAGCGGGTTGACCTGCGATCCACCGAAAAGCACGGGTTGGTGGACTGAACACGAGAACCTCGGTGCATATAATATAGACAGGCAAATCGTTTCCTGTGACAAGTTCAAAGACGTTGTTACGCGAGCTCAGGCCATTTTTGATGAAGCCCGCTTCCCAAATTCTGCTGTGTGGAAGAAGGCTCTCCAAGATGGAAATGCTTATGCATTTGTTACCATTCTCCTGTCTCAACTGCTTAATCTTTGTATGCTTCGTTTGGACTTCACGATTGTCTAGAAGTCAGGTTTTCCGGGACTGATGTTGAAGCATGCGCTCTTTACCGCACAGAAGGCATGTTATCAATTTTCAAATCTCTTGCTGTTGTCGATTATGGTAGCAATGTCCCAATACCACCTGATTCTGAGTACGTGGATGGTGGCTATGTGGATGGCCACCTTTCCTGCGAGCCTGGTCAATTCATGGCTTGGTTCTACTTACCATCTCTCCGAAAGCTCTGGATCTGGCTACAAGACTACCAGGAAATCCTGGCGTGTAAGCGACAAACCAGCTTCGACCGTGTGCGCTCGCTTGTCCTGGTTCGGCCAACCATCCGAGAAGAGGAGGCAATCTTTCTGCTGTATCTTTTCAGAACTCCAAAAAGACTCCATTTAGTAATGGAATTGCCTGGCTTGGAAAAACTTGGAAAACAAAGAAGCCATCCTGGAAGGCCTGAGACACGTCAGCGAATCGCTCTCTTTGTACCGAGTGGCCATATGCTCTGCAGTATTATCTGGTCATACTGTGCGGAGACTGAATTTAAGCAACAGCAATTGGAAACCTTCTGAAGGGGTTCCTAATCGCCGGCCAGTCTACCCCTGCAGTCCAATGCACAAGGCCTGTATCGATTCATTAACAGAGACTGCCCTGGTAGGGATAAAGTTGGGGCGCATATGACTATGTCGAGCAAATAAATGCATCCAAGCCGGAACCCGGCCGACTGACAATATGTTGCCTGCGATTGGACACCCAATGTTTGTTAATTGGGGATAGTTGGTAGCCTGGAGTGTACTCTAGAGAATTCCCTATTGTTTGGTTGTATATAATGACAATATCACAATGGTACTCCGTGCTCTTAATAGCATGCCATGCTCTATATGGTCAAACTGACTCGCTTACCGCCAAAAGAAATATCCTTCGTGCAGGATAGACGTCATGTGATGCTGATCGAGACTCCACTGTTCCCGGGCAAGGCCTTGGCTGGAAACAAGTGTTTCTGGGGCATTTACAGAGCAAAGAGGTGTAGAAAGTACAACGCACTGTAAACGAAAATAGAATAGCCATCCATTCAGCTTTCAAACAAATAGTCCTTCGTCggccaaaagaaaaaaaagtttcACCTTTTCTTCGTTAGTCAGCATATCGGAGCTACGGCGATCTTAACCCCGGGCTTCGTTTCCGCTCTCTTCTTAGTAACCGCTTGCGGCTGACGTCCTTTGCCTCCGCGACTTTTacattcttttcttcctgttCTTTCCTTGCTgtgaaaagaagaaggaccaGAGATTTCTGAATCTGGGGACTTCCTTCTACGAAATATGCTTGATGGTAATTCCCAGGCGATCCTAGGGAATTCCATCCCGGGATCGTCTCCGTTATCTTCCAGTCCCGAGGCGGTATTCCAACCCCAGCATCGACAGGCTTTTTGCGGCGATGTCGAGGGTTGGGGTCCTATGAGCCCCTTCAGATTCGATCTTACGCCGTGTTTTCTTGATGCCGGAGTGGCTATTGTTGCAGCATGGGGGTTGTTGATGGGATCCGGTGCTATCTGGTTCCTGCTGAAGAAGCGCGTTCCTCAACCGGTGTCGAAAAACTGGCATTTCTACGCTAAATTGGTAAGTAGCCGGTCATCGCTTTGGGTGCAACCAACAGAGCACTGAGGTGTGATGTGGCTAACGCATAAATCTCTTATCTAGGTCGTGTTGGGCGCATTGATTATTGCGACAGCGCTTCAAGCCGCGCTTCAAGTCGAAACTTATCCGAACAATTGGTGGGCCGACTTTCGTTTCTGGAGCTCGATCCTTACTCTCGCGTCGCTGGGTGTGATATTCACGGTACAATACTTTGAGCACTGGCGCAGTCGGCAGCCGAACGGAGTCGTTCTATTCTACTGGGTCTTTTTCATCGTCGCCTACGTTGTGAAGTTGCGATCGCTCGTCTCTCGACAGGCGTACAAGGATCGCATCCCGTACTTCGTCTCATTTAATGTGAGCTTCGGATTGGCTCTACTGGAATTTGTGCTGGAGTACTTGGTTCCCAAGAAGCAGAGTGCTTACGAGGCGTTGGGCGAGGAGGATGAATGTCCCTATGAATATGCGGATATTTTCTCCGTTCTGACCTTCAGCTGGTTGACTCCGATGATGAAGTATGGCTATAAGAACTTCCTCACTCAAGATGATCTTTGGACCCTGCGCCGACGGGATACCACTTCTGTGACCTTGAACACTTTGGAGGAGAGCTGGCAGCAAGAgctgaaaaagaagaagccgtCTTTGTGGCTCGCGCTGTTCAAGTCATTTGGTGGTTCATATTTCCGCGGTGCCATCATCAAATGTGGAAGTGATCTCCTTGCCTTCGTTCAGCCCCAGCTTCTGCGGGTTCTGATTACATTTATCGACTCTTATCGGACGGATGAGCCTCAGCCGGTAATTCAAGGTATTGCGATTGCTCTCGCCATGTTCCTGGTTTCAATCGGGCAGACTCTGTGCCTTCACCAATACTTCCAGAGAGCTTTCGACACCGGTATGCGGGTCAAGTCATCACTGACGGCCATGATCTATTCCAAGTCCTTGAAGCTGTCAAGCGAAGGCCGTTCATCCAAGACTTCTGGCGACATTGTCAACCACATGGCTGTTGACCAGCAGCGCTTGTCTGACCTGGCGCAATTTGGCGCGCAGCTCTGGTCGGCGCCATTCCAAATCGTTTTATGCATGGTTTCGCTCTATCAGCTGGTAGGATATAGCATGTTTGCCGGTATCGGTGTTATGATTCTCATGATTCCTCTGAATGGCACGATTGCCAGGATGATGAAAAAACTCCAAATCTCGCAGATgaagaacaaggatatgCGATCGAGGTTGATGACAGAGATCCTGAATAACATTAAGAGCATCAAGCTTTATGCGTGGAACACCGCTTTCATGAACAAACTCAGCCATATCCGAAACGACTTGGAACTGAACACTCTTCGCAAAATCGGTGCGACGCAGGCGGTTGCTAACTTCTCCTGGCAATCCACGCCATTCCTCGTGTCTTGCTCTACCTTTACGGTTTTTGTTTTGACCAGAGATCAACCGTTGAGTACGGATGTGGTGTTCCCTGCTTTGACGCTCTTCAACATTCTCACTTTCCCGCTTTCCATCCTGCCAATTGTCATCACATCGATTATTGAAGCTTCGGTCGCCGTCAGGCGCTTGACTGATTACTTCACGGCCGAAGAACTGCAGCCGGATGCTGTGACTTTTGAGGAGCCCGTGTCGCACGTTGGTGATGAATCGGTCCGAATCCGCGACGCTTCCTTTACCTGGGACAGATACCAGCAAATTCCTGTCATTGACAACATCGACTTTAGTGCTCGCAAGGGTGAACTTAGCTGTATTGTTGGTCGGGTGGGTTCTGGAAAGTCTTCTCTGCTACAATCGATCATCGGTGATCTGTGGAAGTTGGAAGGCGAGGTTGTCGTCCGAGGCCGTATTGCCTATGTCGCACAGTCACCGTGGGTGATGAACGCCACGGTTCGTGAAAATATCGTTTTCGGACACCGATGGGATCCTGAGTTCTATGACCTTACCGTGGAGGCTTGTGCTCTACTCGACGATTTCAAGAATATCCCCGACGGTGATCAGACCGAGGTTGGAGAACGAGGTATCTCGCTCTCCGGTGGGCAAAAGGCCCGATTGACCCTTGCAAGAGCCGTTTATGCTCGTGCGGATATCTACATCCTCGATGACATCTTGTCTGCGGTCGACCAACATGTCGGTCGCCATCTGATTAACCGGGTCCTTGGTAAGGATGGTATTCTCAGCAGCAAGACGCGAATCCTAGCTACCAATTCCATTCCGGTGCTCAAGACCGCGGACTTCATCGGTTTGTTGCGTGACAAGACCCTCGTCGAGAAGGGAACTTATGAGCAACTGCTGGCAATGAAGGGTGAAGTCGCGAACCTCATCCGCACGACCATGAACGATTCGGACGATGAAGCTGAAGGCAGCAATCTTGCTAGTCCTGAGAGCTCGGATTCGGCCACTGTGATTGACAACCCCGACTCTGAAGTTTCAGATGCGGATGAGGCCGAAGGTGAAGTTGGTAACCTGCTTCCCATTAGGTCTGGTGGTCAGGCTCGGAGAGCGAGCACTCACACTCTACGTCGGGCTAGTACGGCAAGCTGGCATGGTCCGCAGCGCAAGGTGGCTGACGAAGAGAACGCCCTGAAAAGCAAACAGACACAGGAAACTTCGCAGCAGGGCAAGGTCAGCTGGGACGTCTATCTCGAATATGCCAAGAACAGCAATGTCATCGCGGTCGGATTTTACCTCTTTGCTCTTTTGGCCGCGCAGACCTGCCAGGTTGCTGGTAGTTACTGGTTGAAGTACTTTTCCGAGACGAATGAGAGACAGGGAAACAACGCAAATGTGGGCAAGTTCATTGGAGTGTACTTGGCTTTCGGACTGGGTTCGTCTCTGTTGGTCATTTTGCAGAACTTGATTCTCTGGATTTTCTGCTCGATTGAGGCTTCGCGAAAGATGCATGAACGGATGGCTTTCTCGATCTTCCGTTCTCCCATGAGTTTCTTCGAGACGACACCTTCTGGACGGATTCTCAACCGGTTTTCGAGTGACATTTATCGTATTGACGAAGTCCTTGCTCGTACGTTTAACATGCTGTTTGGAAACTCCGCCAAAGCCCTCTTTACGATGATCGTCATCGCTTCTTCAACTCCGGCGTTCATTCTGGTTGTTCTTCCTTTGGGCTACATCTATCTCAGCTACCAGAAATATTACCTGAGAACATCTCGCGAGTTGAAGCGTCTGGACAGCGTTAGCCGGAGTCCGATCTACGCACACTTCCAGGAGTCTTTGGGCGGAGTGTCGACTATCCGGGCATATAAGCAGGAGGACCGATTCACTCTTGAGAATGAATGGCGCATGGATGCCAACCTCCGTGCCTACTTCCCGTCTATTTGCGTCAACAGATGGTTGGCCGTACGACTCGAATTCATTGGTTCCATCGTTATTCTGTCGTCTGCTCTGCTCTCCATCCTGTCCGTCGCGACCCGCAGTGGTTTGTCTGCGGGCATGGTCGGTTTGGCTATGTCGTACGCTTTGCAGATTACTCAGTCTCTCAACTGGATCGTTCGACAGACGGTGGAAGTAGAAACCAACATTGTCTCCGTCGAGCGTGTTCTCGAGTATGCTGAGCTGCCCAGCGAAGCACCCGAGGTCATCTTCAAGAACCGACCGGCTATCGGCTGGCCAGGACAGGGTGCGGTGTCGTTTAACAATTACAGCACGCGCTACCGACCGGGACTTGACCTGGTACTCAAGGATATTAGCCTCGACATCAAGCCTCACGAGAAgattggtgttgttggtcgCACAGGCGCTGGAAAGAGTTCTCTTACTTTGGCACTGTTCCGGATTATCGAGCCGGACAATGGTAGTATCAAGATTGATGGCTTGGACGTATCTACGATTGGTTTGTTCGATCTACGCGGTCGCCTCGCGATTATTCCTCAGGATCCGGCTATGTTCGAGGGTACCTTGAGAGACAACCTCGACCCGCGACATGCGCATGGCGATATGGAGCTCTGGAGTGTCCTGGAACATGCTAGACTGAAGGACCACGTCGCTAGCATGGAGGGACAATTAGATGCCCGTATTCAGGAAGGAGGTAAGTGTGACCCGATGGCCCCTGATCCCCCTGTTCCCGACAACTCCGTGATCTAACATATGATAGGATCGAATCTGAGCCAAGGCCAGCGTCAGCTAGTTTCGCTTGCTAGAGCATTGCTAACACCGAGCAATATTCTCGTTCTGGATGAGGCAACAGTAAGTCattgcttttttcttccATTGTTTTTTGTGCCTTCGGGCATATCGCGTTAAACGCCGACGACTAACGGATAATTTAGGCGGCTGTCGATGTGGAAACGGACGCACTTCTGCAACGGACTTTGCGCAGCAGCATCTTCTCGGACCGCACCATCATCACGATTGCGCACCGCATCAACACGATCATTGATTCCGATCGAATCATTGTCCTAGACCAGGGACGAGTCGCCGAGTTCGACACACCCGCGGAGCTCGTCAAGCAGCGCGGGAAATTCTACGACCTGGCCAAGGAAGCCGGATTACTGGATAACGACGGAATCGCAATTCTGCAATGATTCATTGATTAATTAATATTGCAAAAGAGGGGAAATCCGCTTGTGTGTGGTTCTAATTGCATCGGGGTCTCCACGGATCGAAAAAGGAATCTTGGATCTCTCCCGTGTGAGTGGCTCGGGGAAAGCGGGATTACGTCTATGCGGACCGTTCCCTGACTCGAGCAGGCAATCGATTGGCGATTGGTTTTTTCTGACTGCGATGCTCCGGTGGCGGACAGCTGTGTGGACATTATCAGTGGCTAATTAGCTGAACTGGGATCTGGCCGAATGGACAAGGCAGAAGGCAAAAAGAAAGCGATCCCCGATCCCTTGACGCGTGGCTGAACTACAGGCAATGGGCATGGACCGGGGTAAAAGTCGGGAAGTACATACCATGTACggatacggagtacatattCATTGTCATTGTCGTTaattcctctttttttttttttcgttaTACTGCAAGAAAAGTTGGCGTTTGTTCATAGTCATCCCCGATAACGGATTCTCCATACAAGTACAGCATAGAATCATGTAGAATGTACTCTATCATATCATAAATCTCGATCGCATCGTTGAAATCAATCGGCTATCGATCGTTCCGCATCGCTTGTTTGATCGTCCCCACATAAACATCCAACCGCCGGAAATGCTCCTCATGCATCCGACAGTCTGTAGCGACGAGGATACCCTGGTTTGCAATTGTGCCCGTTTTCTCCAGAGCTTCAATCCTTCAGCGCAAAGCTCTGCTCGGTTCTGGAGGTTCTGCAGAGCACGGACAGCCAACTTGACAGATCTCATAGTAGCGGTGTGGGAACTGAAGCAGTTCGGTTCGAGTTCGAGTTTCAAGCTCGAGTTCGCACACAAAACAAACAAATGCCTGCCAATGCTTTGCCCCCGGCCTCGTCAAAGGTACATACATGGCTGTCACCGCTTCGCATGGCATCGCATCGCGTCGCATTGATATCGCCATCGACACCGACACCGACATGGCATTGCCATCGACCGGGATATAAATCCATGATCCATTAttgcatcgcatcgcatcaCATCGCATCTAGCCACGATCGATCTACCATCCGTCGAGCCGATGCACACTCAAGCTCAAAACACAAGTACGATAACTCGAAACTCAATGCACTGAACGCTACGGAGACGTTATTTTGACTTTGCACTATGATGCAAGGTCAATGACAAGCAAGCAGCCAATTAATCCAGCCATCCAGGCCTTCCTCGGAAGTTGTATCCTAGAAGATATGTAGATACAAGTTAGACGGCAGATGTCCATGCGTTCGGGCCGTCCGGAAGCTATACTCCAGCACGAACAGATGGGCCGAACAAGCGGGTAACGGGGATTGAATGGCGATGGTGAAAGATTGGATGGCGAAACCTGAGTTTTAGCTTTGGCTACTGTACCTGCTAGGGCCGGGGACTCCGTATCCCGTGGTCTAGCTGAAGCAAAGCAAACGGGGTCCGGGGGCGTTTCGAGTGATATGTAAACCATCAGTTATGCACAAGGACGGGGTTTACTGTTGTGGATGTAAAAGTACATGTACGTATGTTGGGTCTGATATACTTCTGTCCGtgcagatatatatatatcactGAGTGTGATTAGTCGGAAGATTTGGACGGATGGTATAGAGTTTGGCGGGGTTTATTTGGTACCTTTTGCATGCTCCAGGTTTGTGGGTGAGAAGAGGAGCATTGACAacggagtatggagtataAACTTTGTCCGAAATGGGGCAAGGGCCACGGTTACACGGTACGGGGAGGATGATGTGCAGATTCTACGTTTGAGTTAAGTACGTGTTAACGGGAAGCGGCTCGGTAGATGATGCTTctgatgatgatattgatgaTGAACTATCGATCGATATTGAGTGTTATCGATGTCCCTTGCAGCATGGTTCTTGTACTGCCAAGGGGGTGTTTGTTTGCGTCGGTGCTTGTACTATTGACGCTGACGACGTATACAATAGCTATATCCAGTAACCCGAGGTCTATCCTTGTACTCTGCATATGCCTCTAACCAGGGTATTCCATACAAGACCAAGTACCTACCTCCAAAAGAAAATCGCAGATCTTGCATGATATACCAGGATAACCTGGTTTCCGGGACCCCATCTCAGCTCTTCACCCTGTCCTCGATACAAAGTTCCAGCTGAAGCACAGCCCTCGAGATCCGAGCACACGATAATATGCTTTCTCCCGGTTCCGCAGCCCAAAGTATGCAAACTCAGGGCCCAGGAAATCTGGCTTTATGGTTAACTAACACCAGAACCAGAGAACTGAACGCTCCTCAACTGCGGTCCGGAAGGCGTGGCAGCGGCTTAGCCCGAAAGGTAAGCAGTTTGATTGGCGGATCTGGAGTGGTTTCGCCTGCAGGGACCATTTTGAATCTTGACAACTGGCAGCGCACTAGCCACCGGTCCAGCCATCCAGCCACCACTCTGTCATAATATTCGTACGCTGAAGACTCGGCTGGACGGGTGAGGCTCTGTAGATCTGAGCGAGGCGAACTCTATTCTTACTGAATTGGGAATATCTCCGTGGTGGCATTAGTG from Aspergillus chevalieri M1 DNA, chromosome 2, nearly complete sequence includes:
- a CDS encoding FHA domain-containing serine/threonine-protein kinase (COG:T;~EggNog:ENOG410PMSK;~InterPro:IPR017441,IPR008271,IPR008984,IPR000253, IPR000719,IPR011009;~PFAM:PF00498,PF07714,PF00069;~go_function: GO:0004672 - protein kinase activity [Evidence IEA];~go_function: GO:0005515 - protein binding [Evidence IEA];~go_function: GO:0005524 - ATP binding [Evidence IEA];~go_process: GO:0006468 - protein phosphorylation [Evidence IEA]), encoding MSFSTQNSTVGTLARWNPRTGQTSHPSSIDSNEEVYVGRDSKRCQYVIDDPFISNKHLRIYTILFDRENPSEVAPLVYVQDLSMNGTTWNNYRMGEGSGSFLLSHGDKLKLTPDIHLIFLSEEYKEDKGFDMLQKVEMKVFQDQYVITPRKLGSGAYGRVHMAYIKNNGQQLACKVVDLRAMRERATKEIEEQKLKFFRNKWQASMVKSDGGERADVIAVRGLENYLSKKVQEKLDIYHREAKVLENLSHPNIISVEKVIKSSNTIYLFQDLITAGDLFSFIQYKGGKLSDIESAVVVRQVLMALDYLHDRDIVHRDLKPDNILMTSLADGGRVVLTDFGCARLVKPMVERMSTMIGTFEYSAPEVLQSNQKGYTKAVDLWSLGCVTAILLTGDSPFRDPRNLNDPAQPPQDGDFERLKQDMEWHHVGTRARDFVRQLLVLDETKRMSVKHALRHSWFTNRAHKREFEALYRRSIRDWKPRAHQGPLIVDLCSLIEIRKTRELYHANAVDACVERRGQLFHRPPSFSENPSQDSLSTESATALERPLSPTLSDPDLPTHKRTRNESFELGDLSYYYQKQQPDMEFSAQSIIPKLPVVSTTGKNRRNARRPFTGDTHTIPIKKRVQDPWEVPEDEVYEEVSNAMTGKRQQVAYGSTVVARAAQWT
- a CDS encoding putative C2H2 finger and ankyrin domain protein (BUSCO:EOG09262BCZ;~COG:S;~EggNog:ENOG410PGAY;~InterPro:IPR041175,IPR020683,IPR036770;~PFAM:PF18826), which encodes MAADTVTAEELLKRPLYVYDLPQEILSTLSAKNQNQAVAVQSDAEEDVREANETAEQEHVVATASSCALCKVSFSNVQEQRDHVRSDHHRYNLKAQLRGAPTYDETQFSKAVGELDESISGSESSSEEDEGDTSQPTLTALLKKQAKISQANDEEEVSSKKQNAGKHPLLWFSSSALPSNTSLGIYRALFSDVEQDEPAYLVDSLRQKQLDPIRPQRNNGPAAKAPATQSKPSPHIFMCMIGGGHFAAMLVSLAPEIHRRQGGVEERQARVIAHKSFHRYTTRRKQGGSQSTSDASRGAAHSAGSSLRRYNEAALEKEVRELFRDWKQMIDDAEFLFIRATGSTNRRILFGQYEGQFLKQNDPRIRGFPFSTRRATQTELLRCFKELSRVKVSQVDEAALAAAEAKQRQEEAAKQQAPRQQQPEKPKISKEDEEALLHTTQIQAFIRRSKIPALMSYISNNSIPPSFTFKPSDSQQNFRCPTPLHLAANLSSHSVVMALLTKANADPTVVNGEGKTPFELVGDRATRDAFRIARHELGESKWNWDTAKVPSAISKADADNRAERERKSAEEEEANRRKAELDRLKREEAERTAQTEQRKNAGGRTLGALEKTPAEKREEEMRGMTPEMRMRLERERRARAAEERIRRMQGK